The following coding sequences are from one Paenibacillus sp. JDR-2 window:
- a CDS encoding ABC transporter substrate-binding protein, whose product MKQMKWTGLILAAMMVFLAACGGGNNAGNNKQESEQASSNANANASTNTAADETAERTIKHALGETKITGTPKKVVVLEWTYAEDLIALGVQPTGVADVKGYGEWYGAIDPKLDATVVDVGTRQEPSIETITSLEPDLIIGVNFRHEAIYDQLSAIAPTLIFNPYPENGGLDQYSEMEQTFSAIADALGKKAEGEKVLADLHSYYDESKAKLASAGKEGQEVVFTQAWTNEGVATFRLFTDNSMAMAILAKIGLKNAHQDSTFQQYGYSETDIEGLTKTPDASVLYTTSATDTVFSELLPKNEVYKNLNFAKENRVYDMKGIWPFGGPLSAKLLVERTLEALG is encoded by the coding sequence ATGAAACAAATGAAATGGACAGGTCTCATTCTTGCAGCAATGATGGTATTCCTCGCTGCATGCGGGGGCGGCAACAACGCAGGCAATAACAAGCAAGAATCCGAGCAAGCAAGCTCAAACGCGAATGCAAATGCAAGCACAAATACAGCAGCTGATGAGACGGCAGAACGCACGATCAAGCATGCGCTTGGCGAAACAAAAATTACCGGAACGCCTAAAAAAGTCGTTGTTCTGGAGTGGACATATGCAGAGGACCTGATCGCGCTTGGCGTACAGCCTACCGGCGTAGCGGATGTGAAGGGCTATGGGGAATGGTACGGAGCTATTGATCCAAAGCTGGATGCAACGGTTGTGGATGTAGGTACTCGCCAAGAGCCAAGCATCGAGACGATCACCAGCCTGGAACCGGATCTGATTATCGGCGTGAATTTCCGCCACGAAGCAATCTACGATCAGCTGTCGGCCATTGCGCCTACTCTTATTTTTAACCCGTATCCGGAAAATGGCGGTCTGGACCAATACAGCGAAATGGAGCAAACCTTCTCGGCTATTGCGGATGCTCTCGGTAAAAAGGCAGAAGGGGAGAAAGTACTCGCCGATCTCCATAGCTACTATGATGAGTCCAAAGCGAAGCTGGCTAGCGCAGGCAAAGAAGGACAAGAGGTTGTATTTACGCAAGCTTGGACCAATGAGGGTGTAGCAACCTTCCGCTTGTTCACCGACAACTCGATGGCGATGGCGATTCTTGCGAAAATCGGCCTGAAAAATGCGCACCAGGACAGCACGTTCCAGCAATACGGCTATTCGGAAACGGATATCGAAGGCTTGACCAAAACGCCGGATGCAAGCGTACTGTACACAACAAGCGCGACGGATACCGTCTTCAGCGAACTGCTTCCCAAGAATGAAGTATACAAGAACCTGAACTTCGCAAAAGAAAACCGCGTGTATGACATGAAAGGCATTTGGCCGTTTGGCGGTCCACTGTCTGCAAAACTTCTTGTAGAACGCACGCTTGAAGCGCTCGGCTAA
- the fhuB gene encoding Fe(3+)-hydroxamate ABC transporter permease FhuB — translation MNTNLQTTKETSKGIWSPLLLSAAGLLLLLALASYHLTLGEAAMPVKTVWRAIFESTPVLEHQILWTVRLPRMVIGILTGGALAVAGALFQNVTRNPLASAGTLGINAGAFLALTVGTIMFPGLAMGFPLLLTFIGAIAAAGAAFVMAGGTKASPVRLALSGMIVTMTAAAFTGVLQLFHEQKTQGLFMWGSGSLVQNDWGGVQHAWPWIIGCFLLAFLLAGKWDLMELDEDTVTSLGQKVGRIRLTGLGIAVLLAAAAVSVVGPIGFVGLIAPHLMRMLGAKRHVVLLPLSFLWGAIIVIGSDAVAMHFKYSLGPLPAGAVTALIGGPWLAWLVLRTVKARKEGAPQTGTSPGRSATKVPFGWWVAIFSLLLVASLIVSLAFGSLRIPVADVVNALFGHGADSTQRIVEMRIPRTLVAALAGATLAVSGLLLQGIVRNPLADPSIIGVTGGASVGAMLMLAVFTQISVQWLPAGAFIGAVSAAVIVFLLGRKSSFNPSVVALIGLAVSSMASAIVQVLVIRMKLTLASALVWLSGTTYARNWDDFWQLVFWPIVLLPVAWYLARKVDVLQFSDATVTNLGLRVDRTRLVIGGVGVAMAAAAVATVGSIGFIGLIAPHMTRMLVGPKYRKLVPLTALLGALLLVLADTMGRSLLAPKELPSGLVAAVIGAPYFMYLMYRSGKK, via the coding sequence ATGAATACGAACCTTCAAACGACAAAGGAAACAAGTAAGGGCATCTGGAGCCCGCTGCTGTTATCAGCGGCGGGTCTTCTGCTGCTCCTTGCTTTAGCTTCTTATCACTTGACTCTTGGAGAAGCCGCTATGCCGGTGAAGACCGTATGGCGGGCTATTTTCGAATCCACTCCCGTATTGGAGCATCAAATTTTGTGGACGGTCCGGCTGCCCCGCATGGTGATCGGCATTCTGACAGGCGGAGCTTTGGCCGTGGCTGGCGCGTTATTTCAAAATGTGACCCGCAACCCGTTAGCGTCTGCCGGTACGCTGGGGATAAACGCGGGAGCTTTTCTCGCCCTGACGGTAGGGACGATTATGTTCCCCGGTCTTGCGATGGGCTTCCCTCTGCTGCTTACATTCATCGGTGCAATTGCTGCCGCAGGTGCGGCTTTTGTGATGGCGGGAGGTACGAAGGCGTCCCCCGTACGGCTTGCTTTGTCCGGGATGATCGTTACGATGACCGCGGCGGCTTTTACAGGCGTGCTTCAATTATTCCACGAACAAAAGACGCAAGGTTTGTTCATGTGGGGCTCCGGGTCGCTTGTGCAAAATGACTGGGGCGGCGTTCAGCATGCCTGGCCTTGGATTATCGGCTGCTTCCTGCTTGCTTTTCTGCTGGCTGGCAAATGGGATCTAATGGAGCTGGATGAGGATACGGTTACCTCCCTGGGGCAAAAGGTTGGCAGGATCCGCCTTACGGGACTTGGCATTGCCGTATTGCTCGCGGCAGCTGCCGTCAGCGTAGTTGGACCAATCGGCTTCGTTGGCCTGATAGCGCCGCATCTGATGCGGATGTTAGGAGCGAAACGACACGTTGTGCTGCTCCCGCTGTCTTTCCTATGGGGAGCTATTATCGTCATTGGCTCGGATGCCGTTGCGATGCATTTCAAATATTCGCTTGGACCGTTGCCTGCCGGTGCCGTAACGGCCCTTATCGGCGGTCCATGGCTTGCTTGGCTTGTTCTGCGCACGGTAAAAGCCCGCAAGGAAGGGGCGCCGCAGACAGGCACCTCACCGGGGCGTTCGGCTACGAAAGTGCCGTTTGGCTGGTGGGTCGCGATATTCTCGCTGCTGCTGGTCGCAAGTCTTATTGTGAGTCTAGCTTTCGGAAGCCTGCGCATTCCGGTAGCGGATGTCGTTAATGCCTTGTTTGGCCATGGGGCAGACAGTACGCAGCGTATTGTCGAGATGAGGATCCCCCGTACGCTGGTGGCCGCTCTTGCCGGTGCCACGCTTGCCGTAAGCGGTCTGCTGCTGCAGGGTATCGTCCGGAACCCGCTGGCGGATCCGTCTATTATCGGCGTAACAGGCGGCGCTAGCGTTGGGGCTATGCTGATGCTTGCCGTATTTACGCAGATATCGGTGCAATGGCTGCCTGCGGGTGCTTTTATTGGCGCGGTAAGCGCAGCGGTAATCGTGTTCCTGCTTGGGCGGAAAAGCTCCTTTAATCCGTCGGTTGTCGCCCTGATTGGTCTTGCCGTCTCTTCGATGGCCAGCGCAATCGTTCAGGTGCTCGTTATCCGTATGAAACTGACATTGGCATCTGCTCTCGTATGGTTATCCGGTACGACTTATGCGCGCAACTGGGATGACTTCTGGCAGCTGGTGTTCTGGCCGATTGTCCTGCTGCCAGTCGCCTGGTATCTGGCCCGCAAGGTGGATGTACTTCAATTCTCGGATGCAACCGTTACGAATCTGGGCCTTCGCGTTGACCGGACACGTCTGGTCATCGGCGGAGTTGGCGTTGCCATGGCCGCAGCGGCTGTTGCGACGGTAGGCTCGATTGGTTTTATCGGATTGATCGCGCCTCACATGACTCGAATGCTGGTTGGGCCGAAATACCGCAAGCTAGTTCCTTTAACGGCTTTGCTCGGGGCTTTGCTGCTGGTCCTCGCCGATACGATGGGACGGTCGCTGCTTGCTCCCAAAGAGCTGCCCTCCGGACTGGTCGCGGCGGTCATCGGAGCGCCGTATTTTATGTATCTGATGTATCGTTCTGGTAAAAAATAG
- a CDS encoding tyrosine-protein phosphatase, producing the protein MIDIHTHILPGIDDGAADWDYSIQLARAAAAEGITGIIATPHHYDGKYSNDKETVIALVSELNGRLSELAIPLKIQTGQEIRIHSEFLSNWQSGKLLPMGESPYVLIEMPSSQVPKSMEQVVYELRLLGVRAVIAHPERNAEVVQNPDRLAELVELGAYAQVTTHSLLGGFGRGIEKSAWTLCRQGLIHLVSSDAHHLEWRSFKMKEAYERIESELGPVWRRYFERNAQAIWNARELSDQPTLVQQTAKSGGWGKIKSLFGK; encoded by the coding sequence ATGATTGATATACATACGCATATATTGCCTGGCATCGACGATGGTGCCGCGGATTGGGATTATTCGATTCAGCTGGCCCGTGCCGCGGCTGCTGAAGGAATTACGGGGATAATAGCGACACCTCATCATTATGACGGCAAATATAGCAATGACAAAGAAACCGTGATAGCGCTGGTTTCCGAATTAAACGGCAGGTTGAGCGAACTTGCAATTCCGTTAAAGATTCAGACGGGCCAGGAGATCCGGATCCATTCCGAGTTTCTGTCCAATTGGCAAAGCGGAAAGCTGCTGCCAATGGGCGAATCTCCTTATGTACTCATAGAGATGCCTTCCTCGCAGGTTCCCAAATCAATGGAGCAGGTCGTATACGAGCTGCGCTTGCTAGGCGTCCGCGCCGTTATTGCCCATCCGGAGCGTAATGCGGAGGTGGTTCAGAATCCGGACCGTCTGGCTGAGCTGGTGGAGCTAGGGGCTTACGCACAGGTTACGACCCATTCCTTGCTGGGAGGCTTCGGAAGAGGGATTGAGAAATCGGCTTGGACGCTCTGCAGGCAGGGTCTTATTCATTTGGTTTCTTCCGATGCTCATCATCTGGAGTGGCGGAGTTTCAAGATGAAAGAGGCCTATGAACGGATAGAATCCGAGCTTGGGCCGGTATGGAGAAGGTATTTCGAACGCAATGCGCAGGCGATCTGGAATGCTAGAGAATTATCCGATCAACCGACTCTTGTACAGCAGACTGCAAAATCGGGAGGCTGGGGCAAGATTAAATCCTTGTTCGGCAAATAA
- a CDS encoding methyl-accepting chemotaxis protein, with protein sequence MFDWLGTKKGLPLWVSWSLNHGMKKDVEQIFEGIAETRKELLTSWAHEYWGYIERLSEQIAAVSVDGKPVHQEEQKLVITRLLERTYTRGNDWTELFLLDREGQVLVSTYEKHKGTVYGSGSMIEPGLNYAKAGGKPRPCLYGPYGDPVTLSLGPRSSSFHDKMTLLFIYPLLVNGEYAGTLCGRVPNDVLGDLIQRESGHVYPDSGDNYIFMAKPQLNQHIALGTALSRSRFEDRTFTFGENLKDGVTTDWGMVSIKEHTELEIIFTDPATGELHPGVRSTIDNGSNLFVEFPGYSDYRHIPVIGKGVTLQMPHCPDVWGMMCEGDLEEVYRIRSIRWRFSKLQLLQTLIQAVLAAVLVAVLASAAPVWVTAAAAGVWTLVFGQFVAGAVQRKESRRVVRNLRRINRFIRINAEGKGDLTQRLEPAKFDNDETRELAKWINNMIDSLEGIMLKVKLAASDVLSSQNVMNESAAVTAKSTERVSRKVGDMIGSIRNQLKDIDMAKHSADEMRDTLRLLELQAAEQIAVAQSEVDRIGDKMQHISTKVGDTNDTIRRFMHTVEEIRGVLQVIEEISAQTNLLALNASIEAARVGEQGRGFAVVASEIRKLADMTRRSTEEVHQITHQIYDEAKQAYASMDEGTKVVEEGTQLVAAAASTLQTAQSEDSRKSQVVDEVVNLMERIALVSMENRKVSSDVEGKVQELIGEMDSVRQTSESVESITKFLQQLVGQFKLTESRLR encoded by the coding sequence ATGTTCGACTGGCTGGGTACAAAAAAAGGACTGCCGCTTTGGGTCTCATGGAGCTTGAATCATGGAATGAAGAAAGACGTTGAACAGATCTTCGAAGGCATTGCAGAGACGCGTAAAGAGCTGCTTACTTCTTGGGCTCATGAATATTGGGGATATATCGAGCGGCTGTCGGAGCAGATAGCGGCGGTATCCGTAGATGGCAAACCGGTGCATCAGGAAGAGCAAAAGCTGGTTATTACCCGTCTGCTCGAACGTACATATACCAGAGGGAATGACTGGACAGAGCTGTTCCTGCTTGATCGGGAAGGACAGGTTCTGGTCTCAACATACGAGAAACATAAAGGGACGGTCTATGGCAGCGGCAGCATGATTGAACCGGGTCTTAACTATGCCAAAGCTGGCGGCAAACCGCGGCCGTGCTTGTACGGACCCTACGGCGACCCGGTTACGTTAAGCCTGGGGCCAAGATCCTCCTCTTTCCACGATAAAATGACCCTGCTCTTCATCTATCCCCTTCTAGTGAATGGAGAATATGCAGGGACGTTATGCGGTCGGGTTCCGAACGATGTGCTGGGGGATCTGATCCAGCGGGAATCCGGGCACGTCTATCCGGACTCGGGCGATAACTATATTTTTATGGCGAAGCCGCAATTGAATCAGCATATCGCGCTTGGAACCGCGTTGTCGCGAAGCCGCTTTGAGGACCGGACGTTTACGTTTGGCGAGAATTTGAAGGACGGGGTTACGACCGACTGGGGAATGGTCTCGATCAAGGAGCATACGGAGCTGGAGATCATCTTTACGGATCCGGCTACGGGCGAGCTTCATCCCGGTGTCCGCAGCACGATTGATAACGGCAGCAACCTGTTTGTGGAATTCCCCGGCTATTCGGATTACCGTCATATCCCGGTTATCGGGAAGGGCGTAACGCTGCAGATGCCGCATTGCCCGGACGTATGGGGGATGATGTGCGAAGGCGACCTGGAAGAGGTGTACCGGATTCGCAGCATCCGCTGGCGCTTCAGCAAGCTTCAGCTGTTGCAGACGCTCATTCAGGCCGTGCTGGCAGCGGTGCTGGTGGCGGTTCTCGCCTCGGCAGCTCCGGTATGGGTAACTGCGGCGGCAGCAGGCGTATGGACTTTAGTGTTCGGACAGTTTGTTGCCGGTGCCGTGCAGCGGAAGGAATCCCGCCGGGTTGTCCGCAACTTGCGGCGAATCAACCGGTTTATCCGTATTAACGCGGAGGGCAAAGGGGATTTAACGCAGCGTCTTGAACCTGCCAAGTTCGACAACGATGAGACGAGAGAGCTTGCCAAATGGATTAATAACATGATTGACTCGCTCGAGGGAATTATGCTGAAGGTGAAGCTGGCCGCATCGGACGTACTCTCCAGCCAAAATGTCATGAATGAGTCGGCCGCCGTTACCGCGAAGTCGACGGAGCGGGTAAGCCGTAAAGTTGGCGATATGATCGGAAGCATCCGCAACCAGCTGAAGGATATCGATATGGCGAAGCATTCCGCCGACGAGATGAGGGATACGCTGCGTCTCCTGGAGCTGCAGGCTGCCGAGCAGATTGCCGTGGCGCAATCGGAAGTAGACCGGATCGGGGATAAAATGCAGCATATCTCTACGAAAGTCGGAGACACGAATGATACGATCCGCCGGTTTATGCACACGGTTGAAGAGATTCGCGGCGTTCTGCAGGTTATCGAGGAGATTTCGGCGCAAACGAATTTGCTTGCGTTAAATGCCTCCATCGAGGCGGCACGCGTTGGCGAGCAGGGACGCGGCTTTGCCGTTGTAGCTTCGGAAATCCGCAAGCTGGCGGATATGACCCGCCGTTCCACGGAGGAAGTGCATCAGATTACGCATCAAATCTATGATGAAGCGAAGCAGGCTTACGCGTCGATGGACGAAGGAACAAAGGTCGTCGAGGAAGGCACGCAGCTGGTTGCGGCCGCAGCCAGCACGCTGCAGACGGCGCAAAGCGAGGACAGCCGGAAATCGCAGGTCGTAGACGAAGTGGTGAATCTGATGGAACGGATTGCCCTTGTCAGCATGGAGAACCGCAAGGTCTCCTCCGATGTGGAGGGCAAGGTGCAGGAGCTGATCGGAGAGATGGACAGCGTACGCCAAACCTCGGAGAGCGTAGAGTCGATCACGAAGTTCTTGCAGCAGCTGGTCGGCCAGTTCAAGCTGACGGAGTCGCGGTTGAGGTAA
- a CDS encoding F0F1 ATP synthase subunit epsilon — protein sequence MSTFLVEIVTPERKVYAETANMVSVKGIAGELGILPNHIPLVTPLRIAPISIKRDGKVDVLAVGGGFIEVRKDKVVILAESAELASEIDVNRAQAAKQRAEERLAAKRDEVDFKRAELALQRASNRINVTER from the coding sequence ATGAGTACTTTTCTGGTTGAAATCGTAACTCCGGAGCGCAAGGTATATGCGGAGACGGCTAATATGGTCAGCGTTAAAGGGATCGCGGGCGAGCTCGGCATTTTGCCGAACCACATTCCGCTGGTAACACCGCTGCGCATTGCGCCGATCAGCATTAAGCGCGACGGTAAAGTTGATGTTCTTGCTGTAGGCGGAGGTTTCATTGAAGTCCGTAAGGACAAAGTGGTAATCTTGGCTGAAAGCGCTGAGCTGGCTTCCGAAATCGATGTAAACCGTGCACAAGCTGCCAAACAGCGCGCTGAAGAGCGTCTGGCTGCTAAGCGCGACGAAGTCGACTTCAAACGCGCAGAGCTTGCTCTGCAGCGTGCATCGAACCGGATCAACGTTACAGAACGCTAA